The following DNA comes from Sinorhizobium mexicanum.
ACGCGCGAAGAGCTTTACTACGACAAGGAAAAGCTGCTCGCCAACGGCGACCGGTGGGAACGGGAAATCGCGCGTAACATCGCGATGGACTCGCCCTACCGCTGAGGCTATCTGCGTGACGCTGTATCGCGCCGCTTGAGGGCGGCGCTTGTGAAACAGGTATTGGGCGCTCGCCGGACCGTGTCCGGCTTTGCCCGTGGAGTGGAGGCAGGCGCCTTCACGCCGAGCAAGACGAAAAAGGCACCGATCATGGGTCTGCAGGTTCTTTTTTTCTATCTCTTTGCCTTCATTGCGGTGGCATCGGCATTCATGGTCATTGCGTCGAAGAACCCGGTTTATTCGGTTCTGTTCCTGATCCTGACCTTCTTCAACGCGGCGGGGCTCTTCCTGCTGACGGGGGCCGAGTTCCTGGCAATGATCCTGCTCGTCGTCTATGTCGGCGCGGTGGCGGTGCTGTTCCTGTTCGTGGTGATGATGCTCGACATCGATTTCGCGGAGCTGCGTGCAGGTGTGCTTGAATATGCGCCGATCGGCGCGCTGATCGGCTTGATCCTTGCGGCGGAACTCATCATCGTCGTCGGCGGAGCGGCGTTCTCGCCGGAAATCGCCAAGGGCATCGCGATGCCGATCCCGCCGGTTACCGAGCGGACCAACACGGCCGCACTCGGCGACGTTCTCTACACGCATTACATCTACTTCTTCCAGATCGCAGGGCTCGTGCTGCTCGTCGCCATGATCGGCGCCATCGTACTGACGCTGCGGCACCGCGAGAACATCAAGCGCCAGAACATTCCGCGGCAGGTTGCCCGCGCACCCGAGACCGCCGTCGAGGTGGTCACCGTCAAGCCCGGGCAGGGCATCTAATCCGGACGCGAGGTCGAGGAACTACAACATGGAAATCGGAATTTCCCACTATCTGACCGTCAGCGCCATCCTGTTCACGCTCGGCGTCTTCGGCATCTTTCTGAACCGGAAGAACGTCATCATCATCCTGATGTCGGTGGAACTCATCCTGCTCTCGGTCAACATCAACATGGTCGCCTTCTCGGCCTTCCTCAACGACATCACCGGCCAGGTCTTTGCGCTGTTCATTCTGACCGTGGCGGCCGCCGAGGCGGCCATCGGGCTTGCAATTCTCGTCGTCTTCTATCGCAACCGCGGCTCGATCGCCGTCGAAGACGTCAACATGATGAAGGGCTGATTGGGCTATGGACACCATTATCAAGGCTATCGTCTTTCTGCCTCTGATCGGCTTTCTCGTTGCTGGTCTTCTCGGCACGCAGATCGGTGCCAAGGCATCCGAATATGTGACCACCGGCCTGATGCTCGTCGCGGTCGCGCTGTCCTGGCTCGTTTTCTTCAACGTCGCGCTCGGCGAAGAGGAGATGATCAAGGTATCCGTGCTGCGCTGGATCCAGTCCGGCAGCTTCGATGTCGAATGGGCCTTCCGGGTCGACACGCTGACGGCCGTGATGTTCGTGGTCGTCAATACGGTCTCGTCGCTGGTGCACGTCTATTCGATCGGATACATGCATCATGACCCGAACCGGCCGCGCTTCTTCGCCTATCTGTCGCTCTTCACCTTCGCGATGCTGATGCTGATCACGTCGGACAACCTCTTGCAGATGTTCTTCGGCTGGGAAGGCGTGGGTCTTGCGTCCTATCTGCTGATCGGCTTCTGGTACAAGAAGCCTTCAGCGAACGCTGCGGCGATCAAGGCCTTCATCGTCAACCGCGTCGGTGACTTCGGCTTCTCGCTCGGCATCTTCCTGGTCTTCGTGCTCTTCGGTTCGATCAATCTCGAAACCGTTTTCGCCGCCGCGCAGAGCTACCTGCCGGCAGAAGGCGCGGAGGCCGGGGAAGCCGTCATCACGCTCTTCGGCATGCACCTCGACAAGGCGAATGCCGTGACGGCCGCCTGCCTGCTGCTCTTCATGGGCGCGATGGGCAAATCGGCACAGTTCCTGCTGCACACCTGGCTTCCGGACGCCATGGAAGGCCCAACGCCGGTGTCGGCCCTCATTCATGCAGCAACCATGGTCACCGCCGGTGTCTTCCTCGTCGCACGCATGTCGCCGCTGTTCGAACTCTCGCCCGATGCATTGACCGTCGTTACCCTGATCGGCGCCATCACGGCTTTCTTTGCCGCGACCGTCGGCCTGGTGCAGAACGACATCAAGCGCGTCATCGCTTACTCGACGTGCTCGCAGCTCGGCTACATGTTCGTGGCTCTGGGCGTCGGCGCCTATGGCGCTGCGATCTTCCACCTGTTCACGCATGCCTTCTTCAAGGCGCTCCTGTTCCTTGGCGCCGGTTCGGTGATCCACGCCGTCGATGGCGAGCAGGACATGCGCTACATGGGCGGCCTGCGGACGCACATCCCGGTCACCTACTGGATGATGTTCATCGGCACGATTGCGCTGACGGGCGTCGGCATTCCGGGAACCGTCTTCGGTACCGCCGGCTTCTTCTCGAAGGATGCGATCATCGAGTCGACCTTCGCCTCGCATAGTGCCGTCTCCACCTTCGCCTTCATCCTTCTGGTGATCGCCGCTCTGTTCACGAGCTTCTATTCTTGGCGCCTGACCTTCATGACGTTCCACGGCAGACCGCGGGCTTCTTCGGACGTCATGCATCACGTCCATGAATCTCCGCAGGTGATGTTGGTGCCGCTTTATATCCTGGCCGCCGGCGCGCTCGTCGCGGGCTTCCTGTTCCA
Coding sequences within:
- the nuoL gene encoding NADH-quinone oxidoreductase subunit L, which gives rise to MDTIIKAIVFLPLIGFLVAGLLGTQIGAKASEYVTTGLMLVAVALSWLVFFNVALGEEEMIKVSVLRWIQSGSFDVEWAFRVDTLTAVMFVVVNTVSSLVHVYSIGYMHHDPNRPRFFAYLSLFTFAMLMLITSDNLLQMFFGWEGVGLASYLLIGFWYKKPSANAAAIKAFIVNRVGDFGFSLGIFLVFVLFGSINLETVFAAAQSYLPAEGAEAGEAVITLFGMHLDKANAVTAACLLLFMGAMGKSAQFLLHTWLPDAMEGPTPVSALIHAATMVTAGVFLVARMSPLFELSPDALTVVTLIGAITAFFAATVGLVQNDIKRVIAYSTCSQLGYMFVALGVGAYGAAIFHLFTHAFFKALLFLGAGSVIHAVDGEQDMRYMGGLRTHIPVTYWMMFIGTIALTGVGIPGTVFGTAGFFSKDAIIESTFASHSAVSTFAFILLVIAALFTSFYSWRLTFMTFHGRPRASSDVMHHVHESPQVMLVPLYILAAGALVAGFLFHDYFFGHHYVEFWQGSLFTLPENEILEEYHHVPLWVRWSPFVAMALGLYTAWYMYIRSPETPKYLANQHRGLYQFLLNKWYFDELYDFLFVRTAKRLGTFLWKEGDGRVIDGFGPNGVAARVLDVTDRVVRMQTGYLYHYAFAMLIGIAALVTWMMLGSSF
- the nuoK gene encoding NADH-quinone oxidoreductase subunit NuoK, giving the protein MEIGISHYLTVSAILFTLGVFGIFLNRKNVIIILMSVELILLSVNINMVAFSAFLNDITGQVFALFILTVAAAEAAIGLAILVVFYRNRGSIAVEDVNMMKG
- a CDS encoding NADH-quinone oxidoreductase subunit J, with the protein product MGLQVLFFYLFAFIAVASAFMVIASKNPVYSVLFLILTFFNAAGLFLLTGAEFLAMILLVVYVGAVAVLFLFVVMMLDIDFAELRAGVLEYAPIGALIGLILAAELIIVVGGAAFSPEIAKGIAMPIPPVTERTNTAALGDVLYTHYIYFFQIAGLVLLVAMIGAIVLTLRHRENIKRQNIPRQVARAPETAVEVVTVKPGQGI